In Eublepharis macularius isolate TG4126 chromosome 4, MPM_Emac_v1.0, whole genome shotgun sequence, the following are encoded in one genomic region:
- the RHOA gene encoding transforming protein RhoA, which yields MAAIRKKLVIVGDGACGKTCLLIVFSKDQFPEVYVPTVFENYVADIEVDGKQVELALWDTAGQEDYDRLRPLSYPDTDVILMCFSIDSPDSLENIPEKWTPEVKHFCPNVPIILVGNKKDLRNDEHTRRELAKMKQEPVKPEEGRDMANRIGAFGYMECSAKTKDGVREVFEMATRAALQARRGKKKSGCLLL from the exons ATGGCAGCCATTCGGAAAAAGCTGGTTATAGTGGGCGATGGTGCCTGTGGCAAGACTTGTCTTCTCATTGTATTTAGTAAAGACCAGTTCCCTGAAGTTTATGTCCCCACAGTATTTGAAAATTATGTAGCAGATATTGAAGTTGATGGAAAGCAG GTGGAGTTGGCCTTATGGGATACAGCCGGGCAAGAAGACTATGATCGACTTAGGCCTCTTTCATACCCAGACACTGATGTTATACTTATGTGTTTTTCAATTGATAGCCCTGATAGTTTAG agAACATTCCAGAGAAGTGGACTCCAGAGGTGAAACATTTTTGCCCCAACGTTCCCATTATCCTGGTAGGCAATAAGAAGGATTTGAGAAATGATGAACACACAAGACGGGAACTGGCCAAAATGAAGCAG GAACCAGTCaaacctgaagagggcagggatATGGCAAACCGCATTGGTGCTTTTGGATACATGGAGTGCAGTGCAAAGACCAAAGACGGTGTGAGGGAAGTTTTTGAAATGGCCACTAGAGCTGCTTTACAAGCCCGGCGTGGCAAGAAAAAATCTGGGTGCCTTCTCTTGTAA